The Sesamum indicum cultivar Zhongzhi No. 13 linkage group LG2, S_indicum_v1.0, whole genome shotgun sequence genome contains a region encoding:
- the LOC105156348 gene encoding probable S-adenosylmethionine-dependent methyltransferase At5g37990 — protein MLILSHTSHLPSETTLTKFFFPPTQRLQAPPSTSGNDQGACYCVGQARSSNRRCSIRSPGLGRMLTRCAMNGGEGPHSYARNSSYQKGVVDVAKPIIEEEISRKLDLKHLSSTFRIADFGCSTGHNSCAAIQIITEAIRRRFEIEGLISQLPDFYVYFNDKVTNDFNTLFNSLPRERLYGAAGVPGSFYGRLLPKAALNFAYSSCSLNWLSEVPKAVLDTTSPAWNRGKIHYVGARREVCEEYANQFAKDIESFLDFRAEELVPGGLMALLVPTVPASCDPNSAYAMTTAPYLLGSCFMDMAKTGRFSEAKVDSFNIPVYFPIPQEFKAIIERNGKYTIERIEVLDNPGKHNLTGPKDHAAHFRSVSEGMLIDHFGSEIIEELFDRYTKKLEASPLFSDPDCDKSIIMFVLLQRKLESYCSAS, from the exons atGCTCATTCTTTCTCACACTTCTCATCTCCCAAGTGAAACAACACTGaccaaattcttttttcccccAACCCAACGATTGCAAGCCCCTCCATCTACCAGCGGCAACGACCAAGGCGCTTGTTATTGTGTAGGCCAAGCAAGAAGCTCGAACAG GCGTTGCTCGATCCGATCTCCAGGACTTGGAAGAATGCTCACCCGCTGTGCTATGAATGGTGGAGAAGGACCTCATAGCTATGCCCGAAACTCATCCTATCAG AAAGGAGTTGTGGATGTGGCAAAACCTataattgaagaagaaatttcCAGAAAACTAGATCTCAAACACCTTTCATCCACTTTCAGGATTGCGGATTTCGGCTGCTCTACGGGCCACAATTCTTGTGCAGCCATTCAAATTATAACTGAAGCCATCAGGCGAAGGTTTGAAATAGAGGGATTAATTTCTCAACTCCCGGATTTTTACGTGTACTTTAATGATAAAGTCACGAATGATTTCAACACTCTTTTTAATTCACTGCCACGTGAAAGACTTTATGGTGCTGCTGGAGTGCCGGGTTCTTTTTATGGCCGGCTGTTGCCGAAAGCTGCGCTTAATTTTGCTTATTCCAGTTGTTCCCTTAACTGGCTCTCAGAGGTACCAAAGGCAGTGCTGGACACTACGTCTCCAGCATGGAACCGGGGGAAAATTCACTATGTGGGAGCAAGAAGAGAAGTGTGCGAAGAGTATGCCAATCAGTTTGCCAAGGATATAGAGTCATTCTTGGATTTTAGAGCGGAGGAGCTGGTGCCTGGAGGGCTAATGGCCCTTCTTGTCCCTACAGTCCCTGCTTCCTGCGATCCCAACTCAGCCTACGCAATGACCACCGCGCCTTATCTTTTAGGTTCATGCTTCATGGACATGGCGAAAACG GGAAGATTCAGCGAGGCAAAGGTAGACTCCTTCAACATTCCGGTATATTTTCCCATCCCACAAGAATTCAAGGCCATAATAGAGCGGAATGGCAAATACACAATCGAAAGAATAGAGGTACTAGACAATCCAGGGAAGCACAACTTGACCGGCCCCAAAGACCATGCTGCACACTTTAGATCAGTCTCTGAGGGAATGCTGATAGATCACTTTGGAAGCGAAATAATCGAAGAATTGTTTGACCGCTACACAAAGAAACTTGAAGCTTCGCCGCTTTTCTCAGATCCCGACTGTGACAAGTCAATTATAATGTTTGTCCTCCTCCAGCGTAAATTGGAATCATATTGTTCTGCTTCTTGA
- the LOC105156349 gene encoding probable S-adenosylmethionine-dependent methyltransferase At5g37990 isoform X2: MVEKDLIAMPETHPIRIADFGCSTGHNSCAAMQIITEAIRRRFEIEGLISQLPDFYVYFNDKVTNDFNTLFNSLPRERLYGAAGVPGSFHGRLLPKAVLNFAYSSCSLNWISEVPKAVLDNTSPAWNRGKIHYEGARREVREEYANQYSKDIESFLDSRAEELVQGGLMALLVPAVPASWDPNSAYTSTSELYLFGSCFMDMAKTGRFSEAKVDSFNIPVYFPIPQEFKAIIERNDKYTIERMEVLDNPGKHNLTGPKDRAAYFRATSEGMLIDHFGSEIIEELFDRYTKKLEASPLFSDPDCDKSIIMFVLLQRKPESYCSAS, encoded by the exons ATGGTGGAGAAGGACCTCATAGCTATGCCCGAAACTCATCCTATCAG GATTGCGGATTTCGGCTGCTCAACGGGCCACAATTCTTGTGCAGCGATGCAAATTATAACTGAAGCCATCAGGCGAAGGTTTGAAATAGAGGGATTAATTTCTCAACTCCCGGATTTTTACGTGTACTTTAATGATAAAGTCACGAATGATTTCAACACTCTTTTCAATTCACTGCCACGTGAAAGACTTTATGGTGCTGCTGGAGTGCCGGGTTCTTTTCATGGCCGGCTGTTGCCGAAAGCTGTGCTTAATTTTGCTTATTCCAGTTGTTCCCTTAACTGGATCTCGGAGGTGCCAAAGGCAGTGCTGGACAATACGTCTCCAGCATGGAACCGGGGGAAAATTCACTATGAGGGAGCAAGAAGAGAAGTGCGTGAAGAGTATGCCAATCAGTACTCCAAAGATATAGAGTCATTCTTGGATTCTAGAGCAGAGGAGCTGGTGCAGGGAGGGCTAATGGCCCTTCTTGTCCCTGCAGTCCCTGCTTCCTGGGATCCCAACTCGGCCTACACATCGACCAGCGAGCTTTATCTTTTCGGTTCATGCTTTATGGACATGGCGAAAACG GGAAGATTCAGCGAGGCTAAGGTAGACTCCTTCAACATTCCGGTATATTTTCCCATCCCACAAGAATTCAAGGCCATAATAGAGAGGAACGACAAATACACAATCGAAAGAATGGAGGTCCTAGACAATCCGGGGAAGCACAACTTGACCGGCCCCAAAGACCGTGCTGCATACTTCAGAGCAACCTCTGAGGGAATGCTGATAGATCACTTTGGAAGCGAAATAATCGAAGAATTGTTTGACCGCTACACAAAGAAACTTGAAGCTTCACCGCTTTTCTCAGATCCCGACTGTGACAAGTCAATTATAATGTTTGTCCTCCTCCAGCGCAAACCAGAATCATATTGTTCTGCTTCTTGA
- the LOC105156349 gene encoding probable S-adenosylmethionine-dependent methyltransferase At5g37990 isoform X1 codes for MLRRCAMNGGEGPHSYARNSSYQKGFVDVAKPIIEEEISRKLDIKHLSSTFRIADFGCSTGHNSCAAMQIITEAIRRRFEIEGLISQLPDFYVYFNDKVTNDFNTLFNSLPRERLYGAAGVPGSFHGRLLPKAVLNFAYSSCSLNWISEVPKAVLDNTSPAWNRGKIHYEGARREVREEYANQYSKDIESFLDSRAEELVQGGLMALLVPAVPASWDPNSAYTSTSELYLFGSCFMDMAKTGRFSEAKVDSFNIPVYFPIPQEFKAIIERNDKYTIERMEVLDNPGKHNLTGPKDRAAYFRATSEGMLIDHFGSEIIEELFDRYTKKLEASPLFSDPDCDKSIIMFVLLQRKPESYCSAS; via the exons ATGCTCAGGCGCTGTGCTATGAATGGTGGAGAAGGACCTCATAGCTATGCCCGAAACTCATCCTATCAG AAAGGATTTGTGGATGTGGCAAAACCaataattgaagaagaaatttcCAGAAAACTAGATATCAAACACCTTTCATCCACTTTCAGGATTGCGGATTTCGGCTGCTCAACGGGCCACAATTCTTGTGCAGCGATGCAAATTATAACTGAAGCCATCAGGCGAAGGTTTGAAATAGAGGGATTAATTTCTCAACTCCCGGATTTTTACGTGTACTTTAATGATAAAGTCACGAATGATTTCAACACTCTTTTCAATTCACTGCCACGTGAAAGACTTTATGGTGCTGCTGGAGTGCCGGGTTCTTTTCATGGCCGGCTGTTGCCGAAAGCTGTGCTTAATTTTGCTTATTCCAGTTGTTCCCTTAACTGGATCTCGGAGGTGCCAAAGGCAGTGCTGGACAATACGTCTCCAGCATGGAACCGGGGGAAAATTCACTATGAGGGAGCAAGAAGAGAAGTGCGTGAAGAGTATGCCAATCAGTACTCCAAAGATATAGAGTCATTCTTGGATTCTAGAGCAGAGGAGCTGGTGCAGGGAGGGCTAATGGCCCTTCTTGTCCCTGCAGTCCCTGCTTCCTGGGATCCCAACTCGGCCTACACATCGACCAGCGAGCTTTATCTTTTCGGTTCATGCTTTATGGACATGGCGAAAACG GGAAGATTCAGCGAGGCTAAGGTAGACTCCTTCAACATTCCGGTATATTTTCCCATCCCACAAGAATTCAAGGCCATAATAGAGAGGAACGACAAATACACAATCGAAAGAATGGAGGTCCTAGACAATCCGGGGAAGCACAACTTGACCGGCCCCAAAGACCGTGCTGCATACTTCAGAGCAACCTCTGAGGGAATGCTGATAGATCACTTTGGAAGCGAAATAATCGAAGAATTGTTTGACCGCTACACAAAGAAACTTGAAGCTTCACCGCTTTTCTCAGATCCCGACTGTGACAAGTCAATTATAATGTTTGTCCTCCTCCAGCGCAAACCAGAATCATATTGTTCTGCTTCTTGA
- the LOC105156350 gene encoding elongator complex protein 2 gives MGFDGGGMEVKRVFIGAGCNRIVNNTSWGACDLLSFGAQNAVAIFCPETAQILTTLPGHSAYVNCTQWLPSNKFAFKAKNLERHYLLSGDADGTIFLWEYSLTDKKWRDVLQVPEKHKKGVTCITAIMLSQTEAIFASSSSDGAVHVWEVILPSSSGGECKLSCLDSILVGKKPMVALSLVELPGDNGHLALAMGGLDNKIHIYSGERAGKFVHACELKGHTDWIRSLDFSLPLYGSSETPSLLLVSSSQDKGIRIWKMALHESIGNNRKEETSLASYIKGPIFSAGPSSYQVSLESLLVGHEDWVYSVAWQPPQSSSIDGIECYQPQSILSASMDKTMMIWQPEKTTGIWMNMVTVGELSHCALGFYGGHWSPSGNSILAHGYGGSFHLWKNVGTDFDDWKPQKVPSGHFASVSDISWAREGEYLLSVSHDQTSRVFSAWHDESSLEDGDAWHEIARPQVHGHDINCVAIIRGKGNHRFVSGADEKVARVFEAPLSFLKTLSHATRQKSSFANDLPVNVQILGANMSALGLSQKPIYVQASPESKERNNNEGIDTLETIPEAMPVELTKPPIEEQLAWHTLWPESHKLYGHGNELFSVCSDHEGKLVASSCKAQSASVAEIWLWEVGSWKAVGRLHSHSLTVTQLEFSHDNSFLLSVSRDRHFSIFAIKKTGGADEISHQLVIRQEAHKRIIWTCSWNPFGHEFATGSRDKTVKIWELEDGSSVKLLMTLPMFKSSVTALSWLGVDRQKNHGLLAVGMESGLIELWSLSNTKTDNSRISAPNAALFVRLDPFICHISAVHRLRWKNSTKSEESTSMQLASCGADHCVRIFQVDV, from the exons ATGGGTTTTGATGGTGGAGGTATGGAGGTGAAAAGAGTGTTCATAGGAGCAGGTTGCAATAGAATAGTGAATAACACCTCGTGGGGTGCCTGTGATTTGCTCTCTTTTGGTGCCCAAAATGCTGTTGCCATCTTTTGCCCCGAG ACTGCTCAAATTCTGACTACACTTCCGGGGCACAGCGCCTATGTGAATTGCACCCAGTGGTTGCCCAGCAACAAGTTTGCATTTAAAG CTAAGAATTTGGAGAGGCATTATCTGCTATCTGGAGATGCTGATGGAACTATCTTTTTGTGGGAGTATTCCCTTACTGATAAGAAG TGGAGGGATGTGCTACAAGTACCAGAAAAGCATAAGAAAGGTGTTACATGCATTACTGCAATTATGCTGTCTCAGACAGAAGCTATATTTGCATCATCCAGTTCTGATGGTGCGGTACATGTGTGGGAAGTAATTCTTCCATCCAGCTCTGGAG GTGAATGCAAATTGTCATGCTTGGACTCCATACTTGTTGGTAAAAAACCTATGGTTGCTCTTTCGCTTGTGGAATTGCCTGGAGATAACGGGCACCTAGCCCTAGCCATGGGCGGATTAGAtaacaaaattcacatttaCAGTGGTGAGAGAGCAGGAAAA TTTGTCCACGCCTGTGAACTGAAAGGGCACACGGATTGGATTCGCAGTCTTGATTTCTCTTTACCTTTATATGGAAGTAGTGAAACACCTAGTCTTCTTCTGGTGAGTTCATCTCAAGACAAGGGGATACGCATATGGAAGATGGCTTTACATGAGTCTATTGGTAATAACAGGAAAGAAGAAACCAGCTTGGCTTCTTACATTAAAGGCCCAATATTTTCAGCTGGCCCATCCTCTTATCAGGTATCTCTGGAGTCCCTCCTCGTTGGGCATGAGGATTGGGTGTACTCAGTGGCATGGCAGCCTCCTCAAAGCTCATCTATTGATGGCATTGAATGTTATCAACCTCAGAGCATCTTATCTGCATCCATGGATAAGACAATGATGATATGGCAACCTGAAAAGACTACTGGTATATGGATGAACATGGTTACTGTTGGGGAATTGAGTCATTGTGCTTTAGGGTTTTATGGTGGTCATTGGAGCCCAAGTGGCAACTCAATTTTAGCTCATGGGTATGGTGGATCTTTTCATCTCTGGAAAAATGTTGGCACTGATTTTGATGACTGGAAACCACAAAAAGTTCCTTCTGGACACTTTGCGTCAGTGTCAGACATTTCATGGGCCAGAGAGGGGGAGTATCTGCTGTCCGTTAGTCATGATCAA ACATCTAGAGTATTTTCTGCATGGCATGATGAATCTTCTTTAGAAGATGGAGATGCTTGGCATGAAATTGCGCGACCTCAAGTTCATGGCCATGATATTAATTGTGTCGCAATAATAAGAGGAAAGGGGAACCACCGATTTGTAAGTGGGGCTGATGAGAAAGTTGCCAGAGTGTTTGAAGCTCCTCTCTCCTTCCTGAAGACATTGAGTCATGCTACCAGACAGAAATCTAGCTTTGCCAACGATCTTCCAGTGAATGTGCAAATTCTTGGTGCAAATATGTCTGCTCTTGGGTTATCGCAGAAGCCTATATATGTCCAAG CATCCCCAGAGtcgaaagaaagaaataataatgaagGCATCGACACACTTGAAACTATTCCAGAAGCAATGCCAGTTGAGTTGACAAAACCACCCATTGAGGAGCAATTGGCATGGCATACACTATGGCCTGAATCGCACAAGCTTTATGGTCATGGAAATGAACTATTTTCTGTATGTAGTGATCATGAGGGAAAGCTAGTTGCTTCTTCCTGCAAG GCACAATCTGCATCTGTTGCTGAAATATGGCTATGGGAAGTTGGCTCTTGGAAGGCTGTAGGCCGCTTGCATTCTCACAGTTTAACAGTGACACAGTTGGAGTTCTCTCACGACAACAGTTTTCTTTTGTCTGTGTCTAGAGATCGTCATTTCTCTATCTTTGCAATTAAGAAGACAG GAGGAGCAGATGAAATCAGTCACCAGCTTGTTATCAGGCAGGAAGctcataaaagaataatatggACGTGCTCTTGGAACCCATTTGGCCATGAATTTGCCACTGGTTCAAGAGATAAGACCGTGAAGATCTGGGAACTGGAGGACGGGTCATCAGTTAAACTGCTCATGACTCTGCCGATGTTCAAAAGCAGCGTCACTGCCTTATCTTGGCTGGGAGTTGACAGGCAGAAGAATCACGGTCTTCTTGCAGTGGGAATGGAGAGTGGTCTCATAGAGCTGTGGAGTCTTTCCAATACCAAAACCGACAACAGCAGGATTTCAGCACCAAATGCTGCTCTTTTTGTTCGTTTAGATCCGTTTATCTGTCACATATCCGCCGTCCACCGGTTGAGGTGGAAAAACTCGACGAAGAGTGAAGAGTCTACATCCATGCAGCTTGCATCTTGCGGAGCTGATCATTGTGTGAGAATATTTCAAGTAGATGTTTGA
- the LOC105156353 gene encoding uncharacterized protein LOC105156353 isoform X2, with translation MVIAQSNINPAIQFAASTFRHHHRLHFPHHRFLFPPPAAFRRLTLEVVSVRAFSTNETQSAETEKLPNKPPICTADELHYVTVNNSDWRLALWRYKPSPQAPARNHPLMLLSGVGTNAIGYDLAPGSSFARYMCGQGFDTWVLEVRGAGLSTRGSDRKDIEKLAHEKSEQMEAAAENATNGALSSDTRSSLVQDTSEKPEMAVVNEEPVSVETAWDESRLVTELTETFTRLSERLSGFLSESQSKIMSAKLFDQISELLEDSFIFERLSEVRGKLLSLLEARQSSGVAGQIRDLSQKLVDIIEEGQRSVSPQFFDMHGRLITTVEDFQKQLDLIVKYDWDFDHYLEQDVPAAMEYIRAQSKPKDGRLFAIGHSMGGILLYAMLSRYKGRDPGLAAIVTLASSLDYTSSRSSLKLLLPLADPAQALNVPVVPLGALLSAAYPLSSRPPYVLSWLNDLISAQDMMHPELLKKLVLNNFCTIPAKLLLQLTTAFREGGLRDRSGTFFYKDHLHKSNVPVLALAGDRDLICPPEAVYETVKLVPEHLVTYKVFGEPNGPHYAHYDLVGGRLAVEQIYPCIIEFLSCHDLDQKS, from the exons ATGGTGATCGCCCAATCCAACATTAATCCGGCGATACAGTTTGCCGCTTCCACTTTtcgccaccaccaccgccTACATTTCCCCCACCACCGATTTCTCTTCCCACCCCCAGCTGCGTTCCGCCGCCTTACACTCGAAGTTGTGAGTGTCAGAGCTTTCTCCACCAACGAGACTCAATCGGCTGAAACTGAGAAGCTTCCCAATAAACCGCCTATTTGCACGGCCGACGAGCTCCATTACGTCACGGTCAACAACTCCGACTGGCGACTCGCTCTCTGGCGCTATAAGCCCTCGCCACAG GCTCCAGCAAGAAATCATCCACTGATGCTGTTATCGGGTGTTGGAACAAATGCCATTGGATATGATCTGGCTCCTGGG TCTTCATTTGCCCGTTATATGTGTGGCCAAGGATTTGATACCTGGGTTCTAGAGGTCCGAGGGGCTGGGTTGAGCACTCGAGGATCAGATCGTAAAGACATTGAGAAGTTGGCTCATGAAAAATCTGAGCAAATGGAAGCTGCTGCAGAGAATGCGACCAATGGGGCTCTCTCTTCAGACACTCGGTCATCCCTGGTCCAGGATACCTCAGAAAAACCTGAGATGGCTGTGGTCAATGAAGAACCAGTTAGTGTTGAAACAGCATGGGACGAATCAAGACTGGTCACAGAATTGACGGAAACTTTTACGCGCTTGTCAGAAAGACTTTCTGGCTTTCTTAGTGAAAGTCAGTCAAAGATTATGTCTGCCAAATTGTTTGATCAAATATCAGAACTCTTGGAGGATTCCTTTATATTCGAACGCCTTAGTGAAGTAAGGGGAAAGCTTTTGAGTTTGCTGGAAGCAAGGCAAAGTTCTGGTGTAGCTGGCCAGATTAGGGATCTAAGTCAGAAACTAGTAGATATCATCGAAGAAGGTCAACGCTCTGTTTCACCTCAATTTTTTGATATGCATGGGCGCCTAATAACCACTGTGGAAGATTTCCAGAAACAATTGGACTTGATTGTCAAATATGATTGGGACTTTGATCATTATTTGGAACAAGATGTTCCTGCTGCG ATGGAATATATAAGGGCCCAAAGCAAACCAAAGGATGGCCGATTATTTGCAATTGGTCACTCCATGGGGGGTATCCTGCTATACGCCATGCTATCACGATACA AAGGAAGAGATCCTGGATTAGCTGCTATTGTTACATTGGCCTCATCACTTGACTACACATCATCGAGATCATCGCTCAAACTGCTTCTTCCCCTT GCTGATCCTGCACAGGCTCTCAATGTGCCTGTTGTTCCTTTAGGAGCATTACTTTCTGCAGCTTATCCTCTTTCTTCCCGCCCACCTTATGTCTTGTCATGGCTGAATGACCTGATATCAGCTCAGGATATGATGCATCCTGAGCTGTTGAAGAAGCTTGtcctaaataattttt GTACTATTCCTGCTAAACTATTATTGCAGCTCACAACTGCTTTCCGTGAGGGGGGTCTCCGGGATAGAAGTGGTACATTTTTCTACAAGGATCATCTTCATAAAAGTAATGTTCCTGTCTTGGCTCTTGCTGGAGACCGGGACTTGATTTGCCCACCAGAAGCTGTATATG AGACCGTGAAGCTCGTTCCTGAACATTTGGTCACATATAAAGTGTTTGGGGAACCCAATGGTCCACATTATGCTCATTATGACTTGGTGGGAGGACGGCTG GCTGTGGAACAAATATACCCGTGTATAATCGAATTTCTAAGCTGTCATGACTTGGATCAAAAATCATAG
- the LOC105156353 gene encoding uncharacterized protein LOC105156353 isoform X1 translates to MVIAQSNINPAIQFAASTFRHHHRLHFPHHRFLFPPPAAFRRLTLEVVSVRAFSTNETQSAETEKLPNKPPICTADELHYVTVNNSDWRLALWRYKPSPQAPARNHPLMLLSGVGTNAIGYDLAPGSSFARYMCGQGFDTWVLEVRGAGLSTRGSDRKDIEKLAHEKSEQMEAAAENATNGALSSDTRSSLVQDTSEKPEMAVVNEEPVSVETAWDESRLVTELTETFTRLSERLSGFLSESQSKIMSAKLFDQISELLEDSFIFERLSEVRGKLLSLLEARQSSGVAGQIRDLSQKLVDIIEEGQRSVSPQFFDMHGRLITTVEDFQKQLDLIVKYDWDFDHYLEQDVPAAMEYIRAQSKPKDGRLFAIGHSMGGILLYAMLSRYSSEGRDPGLAAIVTLASSLDYTSSRSSLKLLLPLADPAQALNVPVVPLGALLSAAYPLSSRPPYVLSWLNDLISAQDMMHPELLKKLVLNNFCTIPAKLLLQLTTAFREGGLRDRSGTFFYKDHLHKSNVPVLALAGDRDLICPPEAVYETVKLVPEHLVTYKVFGEPNGPHYAHYDLVGGRLAVEQIYPCIIEFLSCHDLDQKS, encoded by the exons ATGGTGATCGCCCAATCCAACATTAATCCGGCGATACAGTTTGCCGCTTCCACTTTtcgccaccaccaccgccTACATTTCCCCCACCACCGATTTCTCTTCCCACCCCCAGCTGCGTTCCGCCGCCTTACACTCGAAGTTGTGAGTGTCAGAGCTTTCTCCACCAACGAGACTCAATCGGCTGAAACTGAGAAGCTTCCCAATAAACCGCCTATTTGCACGGCCGACGAGCTCCATTACGTCACGGTCAACAACTCCGACTGGCGACTCGCTCTCTGGCGCTATAAGCCCTCGCCACAG GCTCCAGCAAGAAATCATCCACTGATGCTGTTATCGGGTGTTGGAACAAATGCCATTGGATATGATCTGGCTCCTGGG TCTTCATTTGCCCGTTATATGTGTGGCCAAGGATTTGATACCTGGGTTCTAGAGGTCCGAGGGGCTGGGTTGAGCACTCGAGGATCAGATCGTAAAGACATTGAGAAGTTGGCTCATGAAAAATCTGAGCAAATGGAAGCTGCTGCAGAGAATGCGACCAATGGGGCTCTCTCTTCAGACACTCGGTCATCCCTGGTCCAGGATACCTCAGAAAAACCTGAGATGGCTGTGGTCAATGAAGAACCAGTTAGTGTTGAAACAGCATGGGACGAATCAAGACTGGTCACAGAATTGACGGAAACTTTTACGCGCTTGTCAGAAAGACTTTCTGGCTTTCTTAGTGAAAGTCAGTCAAAGATTATGTCTGCCAAATTGTTTGATCAAATATCAGAACTCTTGGAGGATTCCTTTATATTCGAACGCCTTAGTGAAGTAAGGGGAAAGCTTTTGAGTTTGCTGGAAGCAAGGCAAAGTTCTGGTGTAGCTGGCCAGATTAGGGATCTAAGTCAGAAACTAGTAGATATCATCGAAGAAGGTCAACGCTCTGTTTCACCTCAATTTTTTGATATGCATGGGCGCCTAATAACCACTGTGGAAGATTTCCAGAAACAATTGGACTTGATTGTCAAATATGATTGGGACTTTGATCATTATTTGGAACAAGATGTTCCTGCTGCG ATGGAATATATAAGGGCCCAAAGCAAACCAAAGGATGGCCGATTATTTGCAATTGGTCACTCCATGGGGGGTATCCTGCTATACGCCATGCTATCACGATACA GTTCAGAAGGAAGAGATCCTGGATTAGCTGCTATTGTTACATTGGCCTCATCACTTGACTACACATCATCGAGATCATCGCTCAAACTGCTTCTTCCCCTT GCTGATCCTGCACAGGCTCTCAATGTGCCTGTTGTTCCTTTAGGAGCATTACTTTCTGCAGCTTATCCTCTTTCTTCCCGCCCACCTTATGTCTTGTCATGGCTGAATGACCTGATATCAGCTCAGGATATGATGCATCCTGAGCTGTTGAAGAAGCTTGtcctaaataattttt GTACTATTCCTGCTAAACTATTATTGCAGCTCACAACTGCTTTCCGTGAGGGGGGTCTCCGGGATAGAAGTGGTACATTTTTCTACAAGGATCATCTTCATAAAAGTAATGTTCCTGTCTTGGCTCTTGCTGGAGACCGGGACTTGATTTGCCCACCAGAAGCTGTATATG AGACCGTGAAGCTCGTTCCTGAACATTTGGTCACATATAAAGTGTTTGGGGAACCCAATGGTCCACATTATGCTCATTATGACTTGGTGGGAGGACGGCTG GCTGTGGAACAAATATACCCGTGTATAATCGAATTTCTAAGCTGTCATGACTTGGATCAAAAATCATAG
- the LOC105156351 gene encoding uncharacterized protein LOC105156351, producing the protein MPRARNEHRKQKIHCKLASFSDTKPRSSSMVTSNDSHATESRNLVGKNSKKKKMLLFVKFRGLGCKGSSLPASTPAIIRSAADWESKQTGKERNRRRKREQENRRNPGNVVVDVPDVCCTPPGVGIASDFAPRTRSNAPRIDHRKHPREARRNEDTSGPNFPAILSSGFGSRSNHGSAGQIIETLMSQQRILHGQDRYQDWRLNVDDMSYEELLDLSEKIGYVGSGLREEEISRCLRRFKHFNPERDWKCSICQEKYRRDGDVVTLDCGHHHHVRCIKQWLLQKNECPVCKSPALPGKSR; encoded by the exons ATGCCCCGGGCAAGAAATGAACACAGGAAACAGAAAATCCACTGCAAATTAGcctcattttcagacaccaAACCTCGTTCATCTTCCATGGTAACATCCAATGACAGCCATGCAACTGAATCAAGAAACTTGGTTGGCAAGaattccaagaaaaagaagatgcTTTTGTTTGTGAAATTTAGAGGGCTGGGGTGTAAAGGGAGTTCATTGCCTGCATCAACGCCGGCAATCATCCGGTCGGCCGCTGATTGGGAATCTAAGCAGACagggaaggaaagaaaccgtAGGAGGAAAAGAGAGCAGGAAAACCGGAGAAATCCAGGAAACGTTGTGGTTGATGTCCCTGATGTTTGTTGCACTCCTCCAGGAGTCGGGATTGCTTCTGATTTTGCACCGAGGACTAGGAGCAATGCCCCAAGAATTGATCACAGAAAG CATCCTCGTGAAGCTAGGAGAAATGAAGATACTTCAGGTCCAAATTTTCCGGCAATTTTATCAAGTGGTTTTGGCTCAAGAAGTAATCATGGGTCTGCAGGGCAGATCATAGAG ACACTGATGTCCCAACAAAGAATCCTCCACGGACAAGATCGATACCAAGACTGGAGACTCAATGTCGATGATATGTCTTATGAG GAGCTGCTTGATTTGAGTGAGAAGATTGGGTATGTGGGCTCTGGCTTGCGAGAAGAAGAGATATCCAGGTGCCTAAGGAGATTCAAGCACTTCAACCCTGAGAGAGATTGGAAATGTAGCATTTGCCAA GAGAAATACAGAAGAGATGGTGATGTAGTTACATTAGATTGTGGTCACCATCATCATGTACGATGCATAAAGCAGTGGCTCCTACAGAAAAATGAGTGTCCTGTCTGCAAATCTCCTGCCCTGCCCGGCAAGTCCAGATGA